The DNA window cctgaattcaattatgaaGTGTGCAATCTGACAGATATCGAAGATCTtcctgaaaaaccaacagtcaaggTCATCCCTCTACTTGAGTTGGTATCTGTCTCAACATCTGAAGAAATCTTGAGTGGCACACCCAGTGTAGCAGATACAGAGATCCTCTCTACATCCTCGCAGGAGCGACAGAAACAGTGGCCAGATTGTTTTGATATCccagatttttctgttgatgtagCATATAGACTTAGGCAAGCAGATCATCAGTTTCTTCGTGATGGTACGCACCTGAAAGtaacaaaagagctgaaacatgAGATTCTTGAAAGATTGGCAGAGAGCATGTATAGTTGCACAGCATACCcaaataatgctcagtttgaaagtGTTGCACAAGCCCTCATAAGCAAGCACCCCTCTCTCCAGGAGCGAGGCTCAACTAGTCGCTGTAGTGGCTGGAAAAAtagtctaaaatttaaaatggctaattacagaacaaagcGCAGAAGATCAGGGTGCCTTGATGTAGCAGTAAATGCAGGGAAATGAGGAGGGCATTCAACTGAAGGAGAACCAGCCAACAAGAACATCAAGAAAGGCGAGATCAACTTCTTACCCAACTTTCCAGAGGGATTTAATCAGGTAGCCCTTGAGGGTGCCCACAAAGACTTGgttaatgaaatgcagaagagaaCACCAAATGGACAGCTTGTGAAAGAGAAGATGGATCTGACATTTGCattgagaagaaaagaggtggtGAAGTCAGAACCTGCTGTATGTGAGATGGTGGAATGTTGGCCTGCTTTTTTCACAGAAGATCAGGTTAGTTCATTCATGATTAAGAtaatgagaacttttttttaaatatgtgtctgtgtttctcttaggaaactgcctttataaaacctaaaaatatttatctgttagccattcccactgtcagcaaaaaaaagtaattttaccaTGCAGGACATGGGAGTTGCTATCTACAGCTGCCTTTATCTTTTTTGGTAAGGAATATTGTATATTGAGTTAGTCATTATTGTGAAATCAATCCCAACACCCTGATGCAGAACTCTGATTTCAGATTATTCTGAAGAGGTTTATCATCTATTAATTCCCTGTTCACAGTACGCTATCCTGCTTATTAAAAGGTTACttgccaacaaaaatatataatttgacgCAAAATATTAATAGTCTGTTTATATGTAGCAATGGTCTGCTACACAAAAGTAACACAATACCACAAACAATCAGGGCAGTAGAAAAGCAACTCCTGTGTTGTGCGCGGTACAAAGTTTTTGTCAAAGACGTTTGActagaataactgaaatatccCCAAATTTAAAGTGTAAAGTGAGTGAGTTGAAGGGggctttgtgttttacagctgaccatgtccacaccTGTGCAATTTTTATTGCTGGCCTCACTCTGGTGCTTCCACCTTCAGTTATTAGCTGTAAAGATGTAATATtggagcattttctgtattttgcaggTATGCATGGAGTTCAACAGGATTGTTGGCAAGAATCTCAAACAGGAATTCTATGAGAGCATTGATCGGCACAGTCCTCGTCTTATCGAGATTTTTCGATCCAAGAGAGGGAACATTGGCCAAATGTTGACACAGCTTTCCCAACAAACAAAGGTTGGTCCTATTATGCACTTGCATTGTGTGCAACAGCTCATGTAATGACTTGGCTTTAAGTCCAACTGTGTTCATTTTCATGCTTCCCATAGAttgttgaaatgattaaaagattttgaatttaGGGATGGAAAAACAAGGCTGAGTTTCTGAACTTCACTAAAACCTTCAGAGAACTTCAGTAAAACCTGCTAGTTCTTCTCAGTGTTGTAACAGTGGGTTAATTAACCATGAGCCatgtatttcttaaattttaggGAATGTGCCTTCAAAAGTCCTTGATTACCAttagggatgcactgatattaaaatgtgggaTGATATCGATACCCGATATTAATATTGCTGTTATGGCAGATAACTGATaatgtatacaatatatatatttcactacCCTTTCGAcaccttggaaaaaacaaaacaatcccacCGCTGACATTGATTCTCTGCTTCAGATGAACTCCTCACAATCTTGCGCTGCATCGCTGTCACATGACCAAACAAATACCACATGACCAACCTCCTCCCCTGCCCGTCAAGAAGATGGAAATAGATATGGGTTGTTAATATTgacccagttttatttatcGGACCAATACTCACATGTTAACAAATGACTAATATTGGCTGATACCGATGTTAATGCCGATATATTGTACATTCGTAATAACGATGCTTAAGAAGGTGTGGGGACTTTATATTGTTTAATACAATCAATTGTGCTTAGTTACttgcttatttttgtcattttactgcCCAAAAGACTGCAGAGCCAACTGATATTCGAacactggtgctcagaggactTCCTGTTATCCTTGGTGACAAccccacagacttctacaaaccagcctttgtaagtaattttacttaaagACTACCTAAAGGAACAATAACAACTCAATCTTGAATTTTCACTCTTATACATGGTTCTCATGGGTctttgaaatactttaaattctttaatatttactttgcaataatgttttgcagctgtgttgtaTGACCTATTTATCCAAAGTCAGTGTATTACTTGCATTAAGTGCCATTTGACATGGCCCCTGTTTGGAAAAGCAGCAGAGGTACTGGTGTAGGAAACTAAGCAatatactgctgtgatcagtgtttctaacaacattattttagccacctaaaaaatctagatcagtgaaatgtacactatacatagaatattttcactgcattacTGTCAGTCAGACCTCtgacataaaattacttttatataaGTTGTATAAAGATTTCTCCTGCCAAACTTCATAGACAAAATCTGTTTACTTTGCTGAACAGAGGAACGGCTCTTCTACTGCTGCCTCAGTCTGTTcgattgtgttattatttgGTTGGTTTGAGTTCACTAAACTCACACAGTAGTACACATTTAAGGATCAAGGACATGCTAGACTAACAACTCTTGTGTTCTATGAGGTAAAATTACTAATTTTTCCTATGGCATTTGGTTGGCATGAAGAGAGTGCTGTAACTTAATTTTCTAGTCAGATAGGTCCGTTggacagcagtttgagatgctgaaaatAGTATGCGTCCACtaaaactgatataaattttttgacttatctaaaaatacaagCTGCAGCAGTAATTGCTTATCTACCTACATTGATccacctgctgcttctccaaagtGGGGAAAGGCTGACCACCATCTACTGTAGGTAAATATGCTGATGCATCTGTAAGCACCTCATGCAACCCACTTTAaagggatagtttttttttttatcttaatttatatcttatgctatgctgtgttgggttcatgtcaggatttgggcatagacagacagacgtgggaaaacagatggcagtTCCAGTGATTAAAGAAAACTTGtgagcatagttttaaataattcaaaGGATAAGGTATTGTTCCACTTAGCACTAGCACATGAAGATGCTAGATAGATGTTCTTTTGTGGAGCTCCAACTCATTCAACATTTACACTAggaaactagggctgcatagtATGATAAAACAGATGATATGACAGAAATTTCAATTTGATTGTGgaagttatttctttttatcaattattgatGTCACTGAAATATCATTGTTGTGCTCTTGTCATTTATAAAGGACTCAGATGACGATGACTCTTTCTGCAACATTGACATTGGGATCCTCCTCGTTCAACCTGAAGGTGCTGTGCCCTCATCCTCCCTGCATCTCAGTCCAGCCTCACTAAAAATTGTCATTGAGGGAGAAGTGGTGATGGACAACATTCAAGACCTGCCAAAAGCTATGTGTCTTCTCTTTGGACTTGCATATGCAATGCATCTCAGTTACCCCATTTCTATGAAGTTCACGTTCCAGTTCATCCAACAGATATTTCTTGAGCTGGGCCACGTTGAACTAA is part of the Archocentrus centrarchus isolate MPI-CPG fArcCen1 chromosome 22, fArcCen1, whole genome shotgun sequence genome and encodes:
- the LOC115801359 gene encoding uncharacterized protein LOC115801359, with the protein product MQKRTPNGQLVKEKMDLTFALRRKEVVKSEPAVCEMVECWPAFFTEDQVCMEFNRIVGKNLKQEFYESIDRHSPRLIEIFRSKRGNIGQMLTQLSQQTKTAEPTDIRTLVLRGLPVILGDNPTDFYKPAFDSDDDDSFCNIDIGILLVQPEGAVPSSSLHLSPASLKIVIEGEVVMDNIQDLPKAMCLLFGLAYAMHLSYPISMKFTFQFIQQIFLELGHVELKPKLQTLKNQLAM